The following proteins are encoded in a genomic region of Populus nigra chromosome 16, ddPopNigr1.1, whole genome shotgun sequence:
- the LOC133676269 gene encoding transcription factor PRE6-like: MSSRKSRSRQSGSSRINDDQILDLVTKLQQLLPETRNRRSEKVSAAKALQETCNYIKSLHREVDDLSERLSELLETTDTTQAAIIRNLLMK; encoded by the exons ATGTCTAGCCGGAAGTCGCGATCAAGGCAATCAGGTAGTTCAAGAATCAATGATGATCAGATCCTTGATCTTGTAACAAAGTTGCAACAACTTCTTCCCGAGACTCGCAATCGGCGTTCTGAAAAG GTCTCAGCTGCCAAGGCCTTGCAGGAGACATGCAACTATATTAAAAGCTTGCACAGAGAGGTCGATGATCTTAGCGAGCGGCTTTCTGAGCTATTAGAAACAACTGACACTACTCAAGCTGCGATAATTAGGAATTTGCTTATGAAATAG